TTAAATGGAAATGATTCAGAGCCTGGAACTGAGAGAATCTTCCTCGGGGAAAGAatgagaaaataagtaaatattgcATTGGAAACTAGATATGTATCTACTgctggctctagagcctttaaatatgcggccccgagactatataataagctcccacgaaacattccaaTGATTGAATgattagggttgctgtggcctgatcggtaacgtctctgcctggtgtttcccagtcgggggttcgagtcccgctcagactcgtgagtgccattagtgtttgcaaccttaccatccctgtgagctaaggttgggggatttgggggagcctacaggtctatctgctgagtcatcagcagccactgcctggccctccctggtcctagcttgggtggagaggaggcttgggcgctgatcacatatatggtcagtctctagggcattgtcctgattgctagggcaatgtcactgtcccttgcctctgccactcatgagcgacctttaaacctttaaggctttgaaggggaaactgaagactttcttatttcatgagtcttttgacagagacgatttaacagtaaatgaacaatacgcgatatgaaacgataaatactctgaacgaacaagataaaacgacagtggaggtcctgtagagagtggggttcccctgctctatggcaccggaaaagcagccatcaaagaagaagaaagaatgtgCTTGGCGTGCTTATGTTATGTtggacaggttgacataaatctttttatggtttatttatagaAGATCTGTAGATGAGAAATTGGAACGTTTCCAGGAAAACTTATcctcaggagaaacagaaatactaacgttgccacatatatatttattgcaaacgtttcgttatttcaaatgtcatcatcagcgcttaataatataaagataaaagacacaatacaatttcaaattaaaaattacataaaataagtaaagaattattaaaaaatacataaaaatttaataaaaatctgtTACGAAAAGGGGGACAGCAGAGGTATAACAtcaggcctaaaatattttataaaatattttaggcctgaCCGCAATTGTACTACCTCTGTTGTCCCTCTTTTCGTAACAAACtgatttttattcaatttgtatgtattttttaataattctttacttattttatgtaatttctaatTAGAAATTGTATTGTGTcttttactttaggtagcactgatgatatTTGAAGTGTTGAaacatttgcaataaatatgtatgtggcaacattagtatttctgtttctccaatgaaagatctattttaatgtttttactgttctcaaaatgttattttaattggtcattatttctcgtttagtttatttatttttctatttattttcgccactgggctattttccatatcggagcccttgggcatatagcatcctggttttccaactggggttgtagcttaacttgtaatgataataaaaataacagggaTCTTGCTGTAGTTATTAGCAATATTGCTTAAAAGATTTATATTTCTTAAGCTGGTATTATCAAAAGCTGCCGTTGCTGCTTTTATCAGTAGTAATGGTTCAAGTACTGGGGTATATATAACTACTGATTGTCATTTGCTATTTTACTCTTACTAGCGCTATTAgttattgtttctttttggtagTAAAGTGGCATAAGTCTTCTGCTACAAGTACGACTATTACTATTGATATATAACGttttcttactactactattactactactactactgcagctgctgctacttttAATATTAtaagcactactactactactactactactactactactactactactactactactactactactacagctgcTGCTACTTTTAATATTAtaagcactactactactactactactactactactgcagctgctgctacttttAATATTAtaagcactactactactactactactactactactactgcagctgctgctacttttAATATTAtaagcactactactactactactactactactactactgcagctgctgctacttttAATATTATAAGCACTCCTGAATGCAAGGCTATATCAATTCcctatttcaacaacaacaacaaaaacaccaacgAACACTAGCAGTATTTTTAATAGCATTTAGCAGTAATAAAAGAAGCAGTTTCAcatacctccccctccccctttttgtTGACATTTCCACCAAGGGAACCGCATTCTCAGACTCCTACAAAGAAAATAGTCCTTTTAATGTCAACAACGATCATACAGATTAGGGTGTACCGAAGTTTAGGGACAATATGGTGACGATGTTGGATGGTGTCAACATACGGTTGGTGGTGAAGTTTGGATGGTGATAAAGACGGAAATATGATAGTGGTCTGATAAAGGCTGAGTTTGTGGTGTTCTGGTTCTTGTTTTCAGAGAATTTATTTTTtctcgatgttattattattattattattattattattattatttgttgctgttgttttgtcaATTCCGAAGGAAGAtgtggaggaatatatatatatatatatatatatatatatatatatatatatatatatatatatatatatatactgtatatatatatatatatatatatatatatatatatatatatatatatatatatatatactgtatatatatatatatacactatatatttatatatatatatatatatatatatatatatatatatatatatatatatatatacactatatatttatatatatatatatatatatatatatatatatatatatatatatatatacactatatatattatatatatatatatatatatatatatatatatatacactatatatttatatatatatatatatatatatatatatacactatatatttatatatatatatatatatatatattatatatatatatatatatatatatatatatatatatatatatatatgtatatatgcgtaaaaatcacaggaaaacgtgatgctcagatgcagaaaaaccacagggaaaatgaaaatacgaaagatacgattaagtcctgactagttttgtgatacttcttcagaggactgatttattgagagaggtttctttacattttatactttccctataaaacgtaaagaaatctctctcaataaatcagtcctttgaagaagtatcatgaatatatatatatatatatatatatatatatatatatatatatatatatatatatatatttttaaattaccatcaattgataccttaacgtggtgaaaaggtttgtccATCGCCCtcatcagcaaagctgcactagtcaggggcacccatactaggctggtttgcttgagcgatcagaccaaagtctcccaccattaccaacccTCAGTGGCCAGCGCAGTTtttgtcctgtattggactagCAATGACTGATGATAATGAGTTAGTAATTGCTATCTTAATTAAAACCGTATTTAATCAATTCGTATGACCTCAACCACAAACACCAAACGACATACAATTTTACGAGCCACTTTTTCCAAATGGGATTTCAATAGAGATCTGTCGAGGGAAAATATCAAAAGAC
The nucleotide sequence above comes from Palaemon carinicauda isolate YSFRI2023 chromosome 18, ASM3689809v2, whole genome shotgun sequence. Encoded proteins:
- the LOC137657317 gene encoding uncharacterized protein, translating into MAHQNDITGRTFSESAYNIKSSSSCSSSSSSSSSSSAYNIKSSSSCSSSSSSSSSSSAYNIKSSSSCSSSSSSSSSSAYNIKSSSSCSSSSSSSSSSSSSSSSSSSSAYNIKSSSSCSSSSSNSSSKKTLYINSNSRTCSRRLMPLYYQKETITNSASKSKIANDNQ